Proteins from one Rosa chinensis cultivar Old Blush chromosome 7, RchiOBHm-V2, whole genome shotgun sequence genomic window:
- the LOC112175231 gene encoding probable receptor-like protein kinase At1g80640 produces the protein MPFHLSHFTFLLVVSSNEVPIGTPLSALMVEFNSLMLENRKGSVVVVNYQLLEAATNKFSESNILGEGSSGPVYKASFDGKFIAAVKKVNGIRQDAEREFENEVNWLGKIRHQNIIKLLGYCVHGKTRFLVYEMMQNGSLQTQLYGMNFLLVSSNIDGERHLQMAQEGFVDAKRYYISF, from the exons ATGCCCTTCCATCTAAGTCATTTTACTTTTCTCTTGGTGGTGTCAAGTAACG AGGTTCCAATAGGGACGCCATTGAGTGCACTTATGGTTGAATTTAATTCCTTGATGTTGGAGAATAGAAAGGGTTCGGTTGTTGTAGTCAATTATCAATTGCTGGAAGCTGCAACAAACAAGTTCAGTGAAAGTAATATTTTGGGTGAGGGTAGTTCTGGACCTGTTTACAAGGCTAGTTTTGATGGAAAATTCATTGCAGCTGTTAAGAAAGTAAACGGCATAAGACAGGATGCTGAAAGAGAATTTGAG AATGAGGTGAACTGGTTGGGAAAAATTCGgcatcaaaacatcatcaaaCTTTTGGGTTACTGTGTTCATGGAAAAACAAGGTTTCTTGTGTATGAAATGATGCAGAATGGCTCCTTACAAACTCAATTGTATGGTATGAACTTTCTATTGGTATCAAGTAACATAGATGGAGAAAGACATTTGCAAATGGCacaagaaggttttgttgatgcgaaaagatattatatcagcttttga
- the LOC112178419 gene encoding PHD finger protein ALFIN-LIKE 4 codes for MINELPTIFEIVTGTAKKQVKERSTNSNHGSNRPKSNSKRGSESQGKYAKVMQAREDYEDGTEDEDEDEHGETLCGSCGENYASDEFWICCDVCEKWFHGKCVKITPARAEHIKQYKCPSCSNKRSRP; via the exons ATGATAAATGAGCTTCCAACTATATTTGAGATTGTTACAGGGACAGCCAAGAAACAAGTAAAGGAGAGGTCAACAAATTCAAATCATGGCAGCAACAGACCTAAATCAAATTCGAAG AGAGGTTCTGAGTCTCAGGGAAAGTATGCAAAGGTAATGCAAGCAAGGGAAGACTATGAGGATGGcacagaagatgaagatgaggatgagCATGGAGAGACACTATGTGGGTCTTGTGGAGAGAACTATGCATCTGATGAATTTTGGATTTGCTGCGATGTCTGTGAGAAGTGGTTCCATGGCAAGTGTGTGAAGATCACCCCAGCAAGGGCCGAGCATATTAAGCAGTACAAATGTCCATCTTGCAGCAACAAGAGATCCCGACCTTGA